The nucleotide sequence TCGACGGCGGCATCGGCGAGGACACCATCGTGCAGGCGGCCGAGGCCGGCGTGGACGTGTTCGTCGCGGGGTCGGCGGTGTACGCCGCCGACGATCCGGACCGGGCCGTGACGCGGTTGCGCGAACTGGCGCGGGACGGGATGGCCCGGTGCGAGGCCGAGATCGGTCGCGGATGACCGGGCCCGATCCGACCGCTGCCGATCCGGCGACCTCGGCCCCGCCCGCCGCCGATCCGGGCGGCGTGCCCGCGGGCGGCAGCGAGGCGGCGGTCTCCGAGGCGGAGCTGGCCGCGATGGCCTCGGCGGCCGAGCTGGCCCGCACCGTGCTCGGACGGACGAGCCCCAACCCGCCGGTGGCCGCGATCATCCTGGACGCCCGTGGACACCGGGTGGGCTCAGGCGTCACCTCGCCGCCCGGCGGTCCCCACGCGGAGGTCGCGGCGCTCGCCGAGGCCGGGACCGCCGCCCGGGGCGGAACGGCCGTCGTCACGCTGGAACCCTGTAATCATGTGGGACGAACCGGTCCGTGCAGCGAGGCTTTGATCGCGGCCGGTATCCGCCGGGTGGTCTACGCGGTGCCGGACACCAACCCGACCGCGGCCGGGGGCGGAGAGCGGCTGTCAGCCGCGGGGGTGGAGGTCTTCGGCGGGGTCGCAGAGACCGAGGTTGCCACCGGAGCCCTGCGCTACTGGCTGCACGGCCTGGACAACGGTCGCCCCTTCGTGACCTGGAAGTTCGCCGCGACCCTGGACGGGCGCAGCGCGGCGGCGGACGGCACCTCACGGTGGATCACCAACCCGTTGGCTCGGGCCGACGTCCACGCCCTGCGCAGTGAGGTCGACGCGATCGTCGTCGGCAGTGGCACCGTGCTGGCCGATGATCCGCAGCTGACCGCACGCCCGCACGCCGCGAGCAGCACGAGCCGGTCGGAGTCCGACGCGGCGGGCGCGGATGCGCCGGCCGAGCACCAGCCGTTGCGGGTCGTGCTCGACCGCCGTCACCGGGTCGGTCCGCAGGCGCGGGTGTTCGACGACTCGGCCGAGACCGTGAGCCTCGACACGGCCGTGCCGCGCTTCGCGCTGAAGGCGTTGTTCGATCGAGGTGTTCGGCACATCCTGCTGGAGGGCGGTCCGACCTTGGCCGGAGCTTTCCTGGAAGCCGGCCTCATCGACGAGGTCGTGGCCTACCTGGCGCCGACCCTGTTGGGCGCCGGGCCGGCCGCGCTCAGCGACGCGGGAATAACGACCATGGCCGGGGCGGTCACACTGACAGGAGTGGTTGTCACCCAGTTGGGCGACAACGTCAAGATCGTGGGTCGCCCCCGGCGATTCGACGGGCAGGAGGGCTGAGCAATGTTCACCGGCATCGTGGAGGAGCTCGGTGACGTCCTGCGACTGTCCCGCAATGGGGACTCAGCCGTACTGACCATCAGGGCCGGCACCGTGGCCGAGGACGTCAAGCACGGCGCCTCGATCGCGGTCAACGGGGTCTGCCTCACCGTCGTCGGTCAGCGACCGGAGCCCGCGGGCATGGTGGAGTTGGACTTCGATGTGATGGCCGAGACGCTCAACCGCAGCGTCATCGGGGACCTGTCCGCCGGTGACCAGGTCAACCTGGAACGGGCGGCCCGGGTGGACAGCCGCCTGGACGGTCACATCGTGCAGGGTCACGTGGACGGCACCGCGGTCGTGCAGCGGCGGACGCCTGGCACCGAATGGGAATCGTTTCGCTTTGCATTGCCTTCAGACCTGGCCAGATATGTGGCGGAAAAGGGCTCGATCGCCGTGCACGGCGTCTCCTTGACGGTGACCGCCGTCGGCGCGGACTACTTCGAGGTCGGTCTCATCCCGGAGACGTTGCGGGCGACCAACCTGGGGTCACGACAGATCGGCGACCCCGTCAACCTCGAGGTCGACGTGCTGGCGAAGTACACCGAGCGACTACTGGCCGCGCGGTTGGGCAACATGAGAAGTGGTGGCGAGCAGTGACAAGACTGGACTCGGTGGAGCGGGCGATCAAGGACATCGCCGCGGGCAAACCGGTGGTGGTGGTCGACGACGAGGACCGCGAGAACGAGGGCGACCTGATCTTCGCGGCCGAGCTGGCGACACCCGAACTGGTCGCGTTCATGGTCCGATACACCTCGGG is from Jatrophihabitans telluris and encodes:
- the ribD gene encoding bifunctional diaminohydroxyphosphoribosylaminopyrimidine deaminase/5-amino-6-(5-phosphoribosylamino)uracil reductase RibD — its product is MTGPDPTAADPATSAPPAADPGGVPAGGSEAAVSEAELAAMASAAELARTVLGRTSPNPPVAAIILDARGHRVGSGVTSPPGGPHAEVAALAEAGTAARGGTAVVTLEPCNHVGRTGPCSEALIAAGIRRVVYAVPDTNPTAAGGGERLSAAGVEVFGGVAETEVATGALRYWLHGLDNGRPFVTWKFAATLDGRSAAADGTSRWITNPLARADVHALRSEVDAIVVGSGTVLADDPQLTARPHAASSTSRSESDAAGADAPAEHQPLRVVLDRRHRVGPQARVFDDSAETVSLDTAVPRFALKALFDRGVRHILLEGGPTLAGAFLEAGLIDEVVAYLAPTLLGAGPAALSDAGITTMAGAVTLTGVVVTQLGDNVKIVGRPRRFDGQEG
- a CDS encoding riboflavin synthase; its protein translation is MFTGIVEELGDVLRLSRNGDSAVLTIRAGTVAEDVKHGASIAVNGVCLTVVGQRPEPAGMVELDFDVMAETLNRSVIGDLSAGDQVNLERAARVDSRLDGHIVQGHVDGTAVVQRRTPGTEWESFRFALPSDLARYVAEKGSIAVHGVSLTVTAVGADYFEVGLIPETLRATNLGSRQIGDPVNLEVDVLAKYTERLLAARLGNMRSGGEQ